The DNA segment TCAATATCGCATTTGTGCTATCCGCTTTCCCTGTTGGATCGGCACCATATGATATCACTTGATACACGCGTGGACCGGGTACTGCCTACACCATTCATGCATCAAATATCATTTATCATTTCATATTACTGTAACTAATGACAAAACCTTTTGAACAAACAGATAGACTATATGATGATTTATGGTAAAGAATGTTGTATATTATACCTGAGGAGGGGTGGGAGGAGGAGATACGAAACCCGGTAGATTTCGACGAACCAAAGATGCCTTAACTACTTGCAGTTCTGCCATATGCCGTTCATGAAGGGAGTCTTTACCGGCGAAGGCCACTTGACTCACAATTAGAGTCATGATCGCCAACAAAACCGGCACGGCCATTTGAGTTTTCCTTGTCTCCATGGTTTCCTCCTATAATAATCCAATGAGCCAACAATAAGAGACTGGCTGAAGGTAATGGCGTTGTGagacatttatatatatgtattttgttaGCACATGAAAAGAGAAGGGCCTAACTAAGGTTACCAATGAAACATTATACAAAACTTTTGTCTTTTCTATAGGGAGTCACACATTTTGCACCCTTTTACATTTTTGATCTCCTTTTCATAATCACGAAACGTTCTAGACCTTAATATCTTCTAAACGCTCAGTTTTATGATATTGAGTTACCGGTAAACCAGCCGTCTTTGGTgtatatttgtaatatttttatgtgATTTGATTCTTTTTAATAGAGAGAAGTAAGAATATGCTAGTTAGTTTGCAGAAAATTGAAGACGACCAACAAAAGTGCATAAAGGTATAGATTCATGCTTTACGAGATTAGATTTTTTATGTAAAAGGGTAAACCAAGTCATGTGATTTTGCTTGGAGAGGTTTGAGTGGTGGATAGGTTTTTGGTAGAGTTTTCTCCCTTTTCTTTGGATTTTTCTTCCAACTGAAGATATAATTATATTCAGCCACTCTGTCCTTTTCTCAGCtttctattatttaaaaattattgccTAAAAtggtataaaataaaaagaaaaccaaatgaCGATTGAGAaaggtttaaattaaatattatgtaTTTATGAAATGTGTGCTTTAAACTCATTTTTCTAATAactaatgttttttaaaaacttggggggggggggggggggggggatgaAGCCAAATATTTTTGTGTTTGGTCATCTGCATTTACACCTTCATGACGAAGAAGATTTTAATATggattttttataaaactataacGTTGGCACGAGACCAAAACACTCCCCCCTCTAATAAACTATCAGGAAAATTGATGTAACATTATAGTAATGAAGATCAGTAAACGTTACCTCTTTGTAATGGTCTCGATTGTGAGTTTCTCTATTGTTCAAATCCCAAATACTATTTCGGGATTCCGATGGTGTTGTATCTGAGGCCTGAGGATGTGAAACAAGAACGAAACAAAAGATTTAATAATGTATTTTCTGTTACTACGCAAGTAAAAATAAATCTAGCAATGtatatttatagagaaaagGAGGTTTCTCTCTTCAAAACTGAAAAGGCTTcatactaaatttttttaaagaacagAGAAAGATGCAATTAAAAACTCCAGTGACATTATTATATTCACCAGAAAGATGAAAATGGCCTTTTATTCTCATagcaaaattgaaaattttagtcTATATTCATGTTAGGTGGTAAAACAATTAGGTCCCCAGTATCTACTTATTTATATATGCATCTAGAGGTCaattaaaatagttaatttgcaatcaaaacataagtaaatGGATGCGAATTAAGGAGGTTACACAAAGTTAGCTAACTGCAAACCTGAACTCAACGTCAATGACATACTATAACGTTTTCTTCCatattaaaaacttttcttttagcTTGTTTAAAGAAATGAGCTAAGTAGTATTGTAAAAAATTATTGAGACCGGTGTTTTTGTCATAAGCAAAATAAAGTTCacaaatcaaaacaatttatCATGCACATCAACAAACATTTAAAGGTGGAACTCATAGTTTAATATGCATTGATAGTGTCTCCCAGCTAATAATGCTCACCTCATTTGAAAGGACATATAATCACATATTGGTTGTGCCAGGGCAACGATACAATCGGCAAATGATCTAGCCCTGATCTATTCATGAAATTCAGAtctattttactatattttttctagtctcaaatcttttttttgtcattaattTATACAGACTCATACATATTATGcttacagcaaaaaaaaacacaagaatcaaacaaaaaattgcttaatatttcaaattaaacAAAGCAATGCttaatgcattgtgacaacttACACTATTATtggcttcttcgtcttctttttttcacaaagaaattttcatttcaaagatttgtttttgttgttgtcaacaagttcatttctttttaatataattacttCTGTTGTTTCTCGCCTTGTTTTGGTATTTCTTGTCAATGATCTTCACATGCCAGCTAATTAAGTTTCTCTGATTTTTCTCACTAAATGATTCATTTCTATGTATTCTAGATGTTTTCCTGCACCATATAcagaaataaaaagtttttttaatttaattatatttaaaaataaaatattgttaatatcctaaattttattatttgcttactaatattttaattttaatttatttaactaaatgtaaaaattaagataaaataaataatttttattttatatttaagaatatatatgtgcatatttaaagttataatattggataaatttttttatctattttgtttggttaaaatattaattcaaaTTGTATAAAATTAAGGAAAAATTTGTTAGGTATATaataatcaaaacataaaatcaaataatttttttgaaatttttttgtagATATGAAAAGGAAATTAATGATATAATGATTAAGATAACTACAATTAgaaaaattgtataaaattttggagaacttttttgtaataaaaaatttatcattataaacataaaatcaataatattttgagttttttaaaatattgttatattcatatttctaatattatattatttaatgttatattaatgatgttatatgagttattattttatttttaaaaacttatcaaaatatttttaaaaatattgttattttggaaatcatgggataagtTATGCCTCCCTAAAGACAATGGTGGATTAGGTTTTAAGGATCTTATGGATTTTAACACGGCGATGCTTGGAAAGCAACTGTGGAGGCTGATTGAGAAACCAAACACTCTTTTCTCTAGAGTCTTTAAAGGACGGTACtataggaatgcttcaccccttgAACCGATCCGATCTTACtccccgtcatatggctggagaaGTATGatctctgctagatctctggtttgtaaaggactaattaaaagggtgggaacaggtTCATCTATttctgtatggaatgatccttggatcccagccactcgcccgagaccagcaaacaaaaatctTCACAACAGTTACCCGGATCTTACAGTGGATTCCCTCATTAATTTGGAATCCCGAACTTGGAATCTTGAGGCAATCAGGGCTTTGGTGGATCCTCATGATGCACAAATTATAGAAAGTATTCCATTAAGTAGAACTCAGATGGATGAtaggaatggatggcatttcactaATAATGGGAAATATTCGGTCAAATCAGGGTATCAGGTGGAACGGGTATATCCTGATAAGGAAAAACCACTAGATTTTTATGGACCCACAGTGGATCCGTTAAAAGCTTTTTGCTGGGAAGTGCGGTGCCCACCGAAGTTGAAGCACTTTTTATGGCAACTCGTTTCAGGTTGTATAGCGGTAATGAAGAATCTACGGGGGAGAGGAATACAAGGAGAAATTTGTTGTGCTCGATGTGGAGACCCGGAGGAATCAATtaatcatgtgttttttgaatgtcctccagcacgtCAAGTGTGGGCACTATCTAAAATACCATCGAGTCCAGATTTTTTTCCAACTTGTTCGTTTTTTGGtaacatggatcatctctttTGGCGAGTTACTCCAAAGATGGATGACCACCAatttgcatggatattatggtatatatggaaaggtcGGAACAATAAAGTGTttagtaatctggatattgatccAAGGGAAACACTTAGATTAGCCGAACTGGAATCGACACTTTGGGCTGAAGCACAGGTTAACACTGATCAAAGAAGGGAGAGGCAAGTACAGGCCCGACCTACATTAGAAACTACAGGACGCTGGTGTTTTATAGATGGTTCGTGGAAAGAGAATGAACTTTTTTCGGGACAAGGATGGTATAGTACCTTACCaggttttgatggtttattaGGAGCAAGGAATGTCAGGGCGTGTCTGTCACCTCTTCATTCTGAGATGGAGGCgttgatttgggcaatggaatgtatgaagaatctaagacagtttcaggttacgtttgcaacggattgttctcaattggtgaagatggtttcggaaccagaagaatggccagcatttgaaacctatctggaagatatcaagctttTACGAAGAAGCTTCCTCAACTCAGACATCATCCATGTTCCCCGAACGGAGAACCAAAGGGCGGATAGCTTGGCACGTAGTGCTAGAAAACAACCGTCTTTCATCGTTCATATGGATGCGGAGTTgccgatttggtttacagagtcaatatgagtctgtgaatgtcttgctgtcaaaaaaaaaaaaaaaaaaacttatcaaaaatataaataaatattaaatgtgAATGCCCATGTTATAATTAGCTTTAAGCTATATCATCATTTTCACTAAACCATATCATCTTTTCTTAATGAAAATGAATATAGTGATGACACATAAgccaaattcaaaaaaatcatttcacaAATAATGTAAAAGAGATTTATTTTGATTTCTTTCCTCTAAACTGGTTTTCATTATGGAAGCCTCCTTGACCCAGTGGTTTTACCAAATGTCTATTAATGCTTTTACACCAGGAGATTTGAGTTTCAATTCCCATCAAATACCGTTATGcaaaatatttgagaaaaaaCTTATCAAAAATCTTTAATATAGCGCAAAAAGTACAAAATTTATCGGCTGTCATATGTCCATGTAATATTTCTTGTAGTTGTAATGGTATAATTGACAAAAACAATTGGTTTTCATTGACTGAAAATTTATAATGATCTTATAGTTGAATATTTAAGTGTACATAAGTGATTTGACTGcaaatttataaaaactgtGGAGACTTCATATTGTTTTATAGTCTTTAAAATCTTTGTTTTCGCAATCTTCAGTTTGACAGTCCTATTAATAATGAAAGGCATAAATTTACTTCTGACCATGATTTTCCTCTCGCGTATATAGTTTGATCCTTGGTTTATTCAAAATGTGTTTATAGCACATAGGTGTCTAGCCAATTATCATATCAAAGATGGATTCCAGTCTACAATCGAATTACATTACATACCATGATCAACAACATGGTTCATTcagataataaaataaaacaccaaACAAAAGTAATTACTACCCTTAAAAGCTAAAACCTTCAAATTATAATCATTGTTTAGTGTTCCCCGGCGACTTGTTAAGTATTCTCAGAAACAAAACCATTAACAATATGGTTCATGTCCAAAATCCTTGGGATGTACATTGACAAGAGACCTGAGATCGATTCAAATTGGTTACTCAAAACTCATATTGCACCTGCAAATCTTGAGATTAGTCTTGAGCTTCTACACCAAACCAATGTCTGTCTCTTTTCTTGCTTCCTCTCAAACCATATCCTCCTTGGATCTTTAATCATTCGCCATATCAAAACTAGGATCTGTGAAACACTATGGTTTCAGACTCTAGTCAAGAAGCTTTCTTAACGGTAAACACAAGTTTGCCACTGAGAGGTAAGAGATTCCAGTAAGAACCGTGCTGATCAATGCAACCGCTTAGCCATTTTATCTGATACGAACCAATTGGGAAACGAGAAACATCTAGCAAGCAGCTCGAAAACCCTTGTCCTCTCTCATTTGGTTGGAACTGCACAACCGCAGAGACACCAATGCTCCAATCAAATCGACCTGAAACCTCAGGCTTCTTACCAGACTTTGTAACAGCATGATGAAACAGCTTGCCACTCATTTCTACCAGATCTTCATCTCTCCAAGGAGAATAAGACTTTTGGTTTCTTTTGGTTTCACCGTGCTGAGTCGGAGTGTGATAAGCTAGTTTAGTATAGAGGAGGCAATACAGTTTTGTGAGTCGAACAGGGACTCTTGGTTGTTGTATGTTTTTCAACTGAAGACAAAGATCCAGTGACAGTTGAAAGCCTTGTTCCACTGACATTGCATCAGGACTACTCTTGCTTCTGTCTGAACTAAGAGCAAATAGCTCAGCGCCAACACAAGGCCtgaaaattaaatcaaatcaaaacatATTAGTTATTCAATAAGCAGCACAAAGACGTTTTATCTATAAGTCAGGAACATAAGGATACCTTATATTAAAGAAGTACTTTGGAATGCCAAAAGGAATCTGCATCCATTTCATAACTGCTTGTGAAAGTAGATTCCGGCAACTTTTATTAAACTCGGACATAATTCCCGACATAATGTCCTCTTCTTGCATTGAATTAGACCAGTTCTGCAATCCATGTATGCATGCAAGAACATCTCTGCAAACAGATAGCAGCATCTTCACTTTGTTACAGACTTTAAGTACTTGATTCCTAGGCTGCACGTGGGAACAGCTTTGTGATTCGTTTTCCTTCACGAGCATACTAAGCAATTCGCAGATCTTAGGATCCACCTTCCACAGCCTTTGAACTAAATCTTGTACAAGCCTCGAGCAAACACCAATCTGTGAAGTGAAAGGAGGCAAAGTTTCATGAAACGAAAAACGTGGGATAAAGATGACAACTCCAGCAGCAAAAGCCAGAACTGAACAGCTAAGTGAGAGAGTTGAGATGATGCTAGAGCTGCTACTGTCTATGTCAACAAAACACGTCTCTAACATATCAAACTCCTTCGCCAACTTTTGAAGCTGAATAGAGATACGAGGAAGCTGTTTCAGAGAATTACAACCAGTCACCTGCTTCTTGTTGCAGACATCTTGGTTAAGCAGCCCGAGGCATTCAACGAGATCAATCACAGTTTCCATTACCCGAGTCTTTAGAACCAAGAACCACGTTTGGAAACAGAACACTTCACTCGACGCTTTAATATTCCCCAACATTCCCAGTGACGACTGTAAATTCATATACGCTTCATGAAGAGCTACGCAGTGAGCAAACTCTCCAGATGCATCTTTGGAGAGTTCTGGTAAATAACTGTTACTTCTCAACCAACTAACTAACTTGGGCATGAGAAGCAGTTGCAACTTCCCTTCAGCATGAGATAAATAGGTTAATGACTTTAACCAGAAAGAGTTAATATCAGACTGGACGTTGGTCTTGAGCTTGTCAAAAATCAAGGCAGATGTGACCCATGCACCCAAACGTGCTGCGTAAACTCCAGCTCTATAAGCAGGCCAGTAGTTTCTCTCCGCTATAATCTGAGTCGAACATTCAAGAGAAACGATTCCATAGTTAAACATATCATCAACAAGTGAGACGCCTGAATCTCCATCTGCATCATTATTGCTTCCCCAAAGAACTGGTGAGTGTAATAGCAAAGTGAATATCATCTGTGTGTGGCAATCAAAGAAGGTGCACGAACGCACACACTCAGTGACACGCTTCACCTTTTCATAAACTTGAGACAGAACAGATTTATTATCACACTCGACATTCTCCAAGAACACTATCAGGAACTTGTGTATTGATGCTAAAAGCTCTGACCTCACGACAACCCCTCTTTTACTTTTATAATTGATAACACCTAGCAGTAGTTCATGAGCTCCATCTGGTTTTCTTAAGCCATCCGTTAAGTTCACTAGGAATAACCTGACTTTGTCGAGCACTAGCAGCCTCACTTCAGATTGTTTTCCGACTAACAGGTGGAGAACATTGAAGAGGTCTTGAACCTCACCAACTAGCGCAAAGTCAACTTGACAGGGATCAGAACATAATTGTGCCAGTGAGGTAAGCCTGTCCATGACTAATACAACGAGCTGCAGAGGAAGAGACGTTGAAGATACGTCAATTGATCTTATTTCTGCTGTCCGGACTATTTCTTTCCAGATACCCACCAAAATACTGATAGCTAAACAGCTGCTTGAGAAGATCTGAGATTGAGATGCATTCTCAACTAAAGCTACGAGCTGATTCAATTCAGACGCATCAGCCAAACAAAGTTTGTAGACAAGTATCTGCATTCGCATTCAAAGATAATGAGGattttcaattcaaaaaaaaaaaaaaaagataatgagGATTTTCAACTTAAGACAAATGAAACTAAATGAACTGCCTTTTTAATCACCTTTTGAAAAATTTGAAGAGCTTTAAGCTGCATATCTGGTGAGAGCTCTGCTTGTTTTAGTAAGCTGGAAAATTTTGCAGTGTCGGTTACATGGACAAGAGAGAAGCACATCCCTCTTTTAATGAGAAATTGGAGACATCTTAGTACCGCAGCTGGAACATGAGAGCTCTTGTCTTCACCTAGAAATGGCATGATAACCTTTGCCTGCATCCACAGTCGATAAAATTAGAAATCAAAAAGGGTCAGGTTCCTTTACTAGTGAACCAAAGTGATAAACTATTTTCACTTTCCATCAACTATCCAGTGAAAACTCAACCAGGAGAAGAAAACTATAAGTATGTTTTTGGTCtaataaaagaaattaattttgtatacaAAGTTAAGGCCAATATATTGAGGGTAAGGCTTTATTTTCGCCAAAATGTGTAGAAAAAAGCGGAAAAAGAACATACCAGTTCAGAAGCAAGATGACTATATCTTGAAGCAAGCTTAGTCAAGGAAACAAGGAAGGGAACCAAACTGTCGTCTTTTGAAGACTCCATCATTAGCGTCATACAGATCTGCAATAACATAATGGTCGACTGAAACTTAATACAGGTAGCTTCAGTTCATGTATTGCTATGATAGTCAGTACACTGACATGCTTTtattataagaaatatatagATACTCCAATCTACTACAGTTTGAAATCTCAAGATGGTAACAACGGTGAAATTAAATTCCTGACAGCATATTGTAAATGAAAACCTTTGAGCATAAGAAGCAGATGGAATAAGAAATAGACAAAGAACCTTGAAGGCTCTATTAGCAATTGCATGTGAGGATCCCATTTTTGCAAAAACTCGCACAGCAGCTAACCTGGTCTTTGGCATTAGCTCCGGGAACTTCACCATGTCATTTAACATCCCCAAAACAACCAATGCAAAGTCATCTGCTACTTCACAAAAGCAACCTGCAGCAAACAGAGATGATCTTACCTGCAATGGCAGATAAAAGGTTAGACCAGATATtattgtaatattaaaatgacTCAAGAACTGAACTGGTCTATTTTTACCTCCAGATCATGTGAAGAAACCAAACTGGTGAAAATCAAGAACCGAACCGGAGCAAACTCGCTAGCGAAATCTCTCCAACAACCAAACAGAATCAAAGCCAAAGCTTTAGCCTCAGTATCACCCTTGTCATAAACACTCTTCACTCGTTTAAGCATTTCCAAGTGGTTCTGCACCTTAGCCTTTGACAAAAACCAAATTTCACATTCGCTTTTACTCTTCCCTCGGCTTAGCTTGAACACAGACATAAACACCCGAACAACAGCAACCTTAACAAGCTTATCCCCATAGCAAAACGCATCAACTAGCCTCAGTAGCATAGTGTTTAAAAACAGCCTATCTTCTTCAGGAACCAAACCAAATAAACTGTAAACTGCAGTTCCAGGCTCTGGTTCTTTGCTCCACTGTTGAAGCTTCTCACCAGTCTCCAAGATGGCTTCAACAGCTCTAACTGAAATAATAACccaaaacaaaagaacaaaactttaTCTTTCATAGAAGTTAAAGCAACCTCCTTTAATCCTAAAAACTTGTACTCAAAGCCTGCTTAATTGAGAATGTTATGCACCTGGGTTTTTAGAACGAAGGGCTTTCTCGAGCTTGATGCTCCAATCCATGGCGCAAGCTGCTGAAACCTTCTCCATGGttaccacttttttttttttttgctgctcGAACTTTCTATGGTGTAACGAATACTGTTTCTAGGTTGTCGCAGTATCAAACGGAGAGTGAATTTTGAAGCAATAGTACTACTCCGTGAAGCCTCTTTCGTCTCCTTCACGAATTTTCAGAacataataacaaaataaaaatcagtcTTTGAAGACCAAACTGGATTCCTCAATTTTTGGCTGCCTAGTCCGGTTTGGTTCCGGTTTAGGAATATTACCAAGGAAAGAACAAATAAACGAGACACAAAGTGGAGTCTTACCTCCATGAATGTACAGTATCATTAATCTGATTTAGTTTTTAGATGTATGAACAATATTGTTAGCTTTTCTTTTGATGGTAATGTCTTGTTTCTATTAACCCAATGAATCCTTTGTATAGATAACCTAACACTGATCTCAATAAAGCCACTAAAAGTGTTGATACAAGAAAGCAGCTGAAACtgaaacaacaaacaaacaactaGAGTCATAAAGAATGAGCACTACATCTGACGAAACAAAAACTTGTTCTTCACTTATGGAGCATCCTTGATCATCTTCACAGACTTATTCTCTATCACTAGGAGCTCGAAATTTGAACCATGGAGGGACCAAACAGACTTCAAACATACGTAGCAATGAGATTCACTAGCTGAAACACAAGGACTTTTCAGATGCTTCATAAACTTGAGCTATTGTATCTCAGCCACTATCAAGTAATAAGTTCCCAAGCGTGGAGTCTTTTTGAGGAGGATGCAATCATGCAACAAAGATCCTCAGTACTATTTCAAGTACACAGGTTCCTCCAGCATTTATCAATAGCGGCATTAATCTTCTTCGGTTTACAAATCTCCGGAACAATCAACCCCCAAGTCGAAGCTTTTGGTGCCAGATACTTACTCAGCATCACTTCCACAACTTTACAAGCCCCTGATACTCTCTGCCGCTTTAAAAGCCTCACAACAAGCTCCTCTAGAAACCTCCTCCCTTCTTCACAAGCACCTGACTTCTCCCTCAAACTCTTCAAAAATACGTTACAGGTAATCACATCCGGATCGCAGCCTCTATCCAACATACAGTTCAAGAGATCAACCGCTCTAGAAACATCCTTATGCACACATAAACCATCTAACAGTATATTGTAAGTAACAACATCAGGCTGTGACTTAGGCTCCTCTTGGCATAGCATCTCATGGTAAAGTCTTAACGCCGCATCAATAGAGCCAATACCGCAAAGACCTTTAATCATCGAGCTATACGCTACCGTGTCAGGCTTGATCCCTGTAGTAAGCATCTCTGACCAAACCATCATCGCCTCGTTTACCTTCCCAACTCCACAAAGACCATCGATTAGAACACTATAACAAACCTCGTTTCTAGAACATCCCGTTATATCCATCTCCCCCCACAGTTGCATCGCTTCTTCACTAAGACCAGCTTTGAAGAACCCTCTCATCAAAGAACTATACGTGTACGCATTAGGCAAGCAGCCATTGCTTATCATCTCGTTAAGTATCTCTTTAGCTTCATCTGGCTTCCCTTCGCGGCACAAACCATCTACAAGAGCACTGTACACAACGATATTAGGTTTACAATCTCTCTCTCCCATCTTCTTCCACAAGCTCATAGCCTCCTCAGCTCTCCCCTCTTTAAACAAACCGCTTATAAGCACCGAATAAACATGCTGGTTCAAACGATACCCTCTTCCCTC comes from the Brassica rapa cultivar Chiifu-401-42 chromosome A01, CAAS_Brap_v3.01, whole genome shotgun sequence genome and includes:
- the LOC103857948 gene encoding uncharacterized protein LOC103857948, with product MEKVSAACAMDWSIKLEKALRSKNPVRAVEAILETGEKLQQWSKEPEPGTAVYSLFGLVPEEDRLFLNTMLLRLVDAFCYGDKLVKVAVVRVFMSVFKLSRGKSKSECEIWFLSKAKVQNHLEMLKRVKSVYDKGDTEAKALALILFGCWRDFASEFAPVRFLIFTSLVSSHDLEVRSSLFAAGCFCEVADDFALVVLGMLNDMVKFPELMPKTRLAAVRVFAKMGSSHAIANRAFKICMTLMMESSKDDSLVPFLVSLTKLASRYSHLASELAKVIMPFLGEDKSSHVPAAVLRCLQFLIKRGMCFSLVHVTDTAKFSSLLKQAELSPDMQLKALQIFQKILVYKLCLADASELNQLVALVENASQSQIFSSSCLAISILVGIWKEIVRTAEIRSIDVSSTSLPLQLVVLVMDRLTSLAQLCSDPCQVDFALVGEVQDLFNVLHLLVGKQSEVRLLVLDKVRLFLVNLTDGLRKPDGAHELLLGVINYKSKRGVVVRSELLASIHKFLIVFLENVECDNKSVLSQVYEKVKRVTECVRSCTFFDCHTQMIFTLLLHSPVLWGSNNDADGDSGVSLVDDMFNYGIVSLECSTQIIAERNYWPAYRAGVYAARLGAWVTSALIFDKLKTNVQSDINSFWLKSLTYLSHAEGKLQLLLMPKLVSWLRSNSYLPELSKDASGEFAHCVALHEAYMNLQSSLGMLGNIKASSEVFCFQTWFLVLKTRVMETVIDLVECLGLLNQDVCNKKQVTGCNSLKQLPRISIQLQKLAKEFDMLETCFVDIDSSSSSIISTLSLSCSVLAFAAGVVIFIPRFSFHETLPPFTSQIGVCSRLVQDLVQRLWKVDPKICELLSMLVKENESQSCSHVQPRNQVLKVCNKVKMLLSVCRDVLACIHGLQNWSNSMQEEDIMSGIMSEFNKSCRNLLSQAVMKWMQIPFGIPKYFFNIRPCVGAELFALSSDRSKSSPDAMSVEQGFQLSLDLCLQLKNIQQPRVPVRLTKLYCLLYTKLAYHTPTQHGETKRNQKSYSPWRDEDLVEMSGKLFHHAVTKSGKKPEVSGRFDWSIGVSAVVQFQPNERGQGFSSCLLDVSRFPIGSYQIKWLSGCIDQHGSYWNLLPLSGKLVFTVKKAS